In Haloterrigena turkmenica DSM 5511, a single genomic region encodes these proteins:
- a CDS encoding TRAM domain-containing protein, whose protein sequence is MADCPLADDCPEFSERISGMGCQHYGDRGGKEWCNHYSQPIEDLKTQPVKSGEEIVIDVVDMHESGAGVGRTEDGFIVMVDGILPEARARVEVTRVHSNHARAEKLELLPMDPDEDEDAESEDDAESAADAASTDEDAADDGDDAAADSDDEGGKGADKPARERLGSRENFWGS, encoded by the coding sequence ATGGCAGACTGTCCACTTGCCGACGACTGCCCGGAATTCTCCGAACGGATCTCGGGAATGGGGTGTCAGCATTACGGCGACCGCGGGGGCAAGGAATGGTGTAACCACTACAGCCAGCCCATCGAGGACCTGAAGACCCAGCCCGTCAAGTCGGGCGAGGAGATCGTTATCGACGTCGTCGACATGCACGAGAGCGGCGCCGGCGTCGGGCGAACCGAAGACGGATTTATCGTGATGGTCGACGGCATCCTGCCGGAGGCCCGCGCTCGCGTCGAAGTGACTCGAGTCCACAGCAATCACGCCCGCGCGGAGAAACTCGAACTCCTCCCGATGGATCCGGACGAGGACGAGGACGCGGAGTCGGAGGACGACGCAGAATCGGCGGCGGACGCGGCGTCGACCGACGAGGACGCTGCAGACGACGGCGACGATGCGGCGGCCGACTCGGACGACGAGGGCGGGAAGGGTGCCGACAAGCCGGCCCGCGAACGGCTGGGCAGTCGGGAGAACTTCTGGGGCTCGTAG
- a CDS encoding Tfx family DNA-binding protein codes for MIDEIEELLEEIGFDGETSVLTHRQAQVLALRERGVSQADIADALGTSRANVSSIESSARENLEKAHETVAFAEALRAPVRVRVSAGTDLYDVPQLVYDACDEQGVKVDHTAPDLMKVVSDAAGSAVSGREVSTPLIVGVTSDGMVRVRHQDRQE; via the coding sequence GTGATCGACGAGATCGAGGAGTTGCTCGAGGAGATCGGATTCGACGGCGAGACGAGCGTGTTGACACACCGTCAGGCGCAGGTGCTCGCGCTCCGCGAACGCGGCGTCTCGCAGGCCGACATCGCCGACGCGCTGGGCACCTCGCGGGCGAACGTCTCCTCGATCGAGTCGAGCGCGCGCGAGAACTTGGAGAAGGCCCACGAGACGGTCGCCTTCGCCGAGGCGCTGCGGGCGCCGGTCCGCGTCCGGGTGTCGGCGGGGACCGACCTCTACGACGTCCCGCAGTTGGTCTACGACGCCTGCGACGAGCAGGGTGTCAAGGTCGATCACACCGCGCCGGACCTGATGAAGGTCGTCAGCGACGCCGCGGGGTCGGCGGTGTCGGGCCGGGAGGTGTCGACGCCGCTGATCGTCGGCGTCACCTCCGATGGGATGGTGCGGGTCCGCCACCAGGACCGCCAAGAGTGA
- a CDS encoding MBL fold metallo-hydrolase yields MERIPLSNAAFEGDNNAYLFTEGSEVALIDTGDWTATTREQLEAALAERGLAFADVDQVFLTHWHGDHTGLAGAIQAEGGAEVYVHEADAPLVEGDEDAWNTMYELQEEYFEQWGMPEEQRAVLRERMSDAETGAASPTVTTFADGETFPVPGGELEVVHASGHAAGLCMFETTFEGRREVLSGDALLPVYTPNVGGADVRVDRPLERYLRALRGIVEADYHRAWPGHRDPIDEPADRAQHIIDHHAERAWRVLDALDREGPCDTWTVSAALFGDLEDIHILHGPGESYAHLEHLERAGTVVREETEYRLADGVAEVLAAKDERRWHLEY; encoded by the coding sequence ATGGAGCGGATCCCCCTGTCGAACGCGGCGTTCGAAGGCGACAACAACGCGTACCTCTTCACGGAGGGGTCGGAGGTGGCGCTGATCGACACCGGCGACTGGACGGCGACGACGCGGGAGCAACTCGAGGCCGCCCTCGCCGAACGGGGCCTCGCCTTCGCCGACGTCGATCAGGTGTTCCTCACCCACTGGCACGGCGACCACACCGGGCTGGCGGGCGCGATTCAGGCCGAAGGCGGCGCCGAGGTCTACGTCCACGAGGCCGACGCGCCGCTCGTCGAGGGCGACGAGGACGCCTGGAACACGATGTACGAGCTACAGGAGGAGTACTTCGAACAGTGGGGGATGCCCGAGGAGCAGCGGGCCGTCCTCCGCGAGCGGATGTCCGACGCCGAGACGGGCGCCGCGTCGCCGACCGTCACGACGTTCGCCGACGGCGAGACGTTTCCCGTACCCGGCGGCGAACTCGAGGTCGTCCACGCCTCCGGCCACGCCGCGGGACTGTGCATGTTCGAGACGACCTTCGAGGGCCGACGGGAGGTGCTCTCCGGCGACGCGCTGTTGCCCGTCTACACGCCCAACGTCGGCGGCGCGGACGTCCGCGTCGATCGCCCGCTCGAGCGCTATCTGCGGGCGCTCCGCGGGATCGTCGAGGCCGACTACCATCGCGCGTGGCCGGGCCACCGCGATCCGATCGACGAACCCGCCGACCGGGCCCAGCACATCATCGACCATCACGCGGAACGCGCCTGGCGGGTCCTCGACGCGCTGGATCGCGAGGGCCCCTGCGACACCTGGACGGTGAGCGCGGCCCTGTTCGGCGACCTCGAGGACATCCACATCCTCCACGGCCCCGGCGAATCGTACGCCCATCTGGAGCACTTAGAGCGGGCCGGGACCGTCGTTCGGGAGGAAACCGAGTATCGGCTGGCCGACGGCGTCGCCGAAGTGCTCGCCGCGAAGGACGAACGGCGCTGGCACCTCGAGTACTGA